One window of Paludibacter propionicigenes WB4 genomic DNA carries:
- a CDS encoding SusC/RagA family TonB-linked outer membrane protein, with protein MSKKKIKLTSILLLSMLFMSSVVLAQGKHVVKGSVLDETNQPLIGATVVVKNVKNTGVITDVDGKFTINVPDGQNTLVVSYIGYNSQDVSVTGKNNITVRLADNTVNMDEVVVVGYGQQKKASVVGSITQTTGDKLTRTGGVSSLGAALTGNLPGVSTMQTTSKPGEEDPQIIIRGISSWNNSSPLVLVDGIERSMSSVDINSVESISVLKDASATAVYGVKGANGVILITTKRGVEGKAKIDVGFSSTMKVPGKLPGKYDAYDAMEIKNNIVEYEMSTIPNSWNYIRPQSFIDNYRNQTTQEQKERYPNIDWQKEMFKDYAMSYNANINISGGTKFVKYFAAMDYVHEGDITRIFPNDRGYDVSYGYNRANTRANLDFNITNSTKFKVNLFGSYGAKSAPGYVIREDYLWAGAYGLPANVFYPKYSDGTWGYCPTNGVSAPNSEANLANGGEATTTTTRLTTDFALNQDLGMLLKGLSANLTVSLDNSFIENNRGITDMYVTVRQKYIDPVTGIPQYASTNDANTNFDFYPTISWSNNGGGMDGNSTYRNLNYQAQLLYNGRFGDHNVTAMGNFQRRQYATGAMVQSLREDWVFRTTYNYKGKYFAEYNGAYNGSEKFASKNRFGFFSSGAIGWMLSEEKFMKDLTFLDMLKLRATYGEIGDDSSGNRWLYQDVWNNSTSQAFMTNTLSENSPYKYNTQTQIGNPNIGWEKVTKRNIGTDFSFFKNLIAGSVDVFKDNRSNIIMNGNTRSVPSYFGMTPPTANLGKTEVHGYEIDLRLSKNLNRNLRLWGNFSMTHAVSKVIDQDDPALLADYLKKAGFPVNQVTSTISHGYYNTWDQLYGSTAFDVNDSKIPGNYRIVDFNSDGVINATTDKAPYAYPTNPENTYNATIGVDWKGFSAFVQFYGVNNVSRYIGDISFGFNYLDLAYKEGSYWTKSNTNADTPNPRVNNTALSDASWGTRYMYDGSYIRLKNAEISYTLDSKAVKSFGLQSLRIFVNGNDLFLWTKTPDDREVNGGTSYPLVKRFNLGLKVTL; from the coding sequence ATGTCAAAAAAGAAAATTAAACTGACAAGTATCTTGCTCCTGTCAATGCTTTTTATGAGCTCAGTTGTTTTGGCTCAAGGAAAGCATGTAGTTAAGGGATCAGTATTAGATGAAACTAATCAACCTTTAATTGGAGCAACAGTCGTGGTTAAAAACGTAAAAAACACAGGTGTTATAACTGATGTGGATGGAAAGTTTACAATAAACGTTCCAGACGGACAAAATACACTTGTTGTGTCTTACATCGGTTACAATTCTCAGGATGTAAGTGTTACAGGCAAGAATAATATTACAGTTAGATTGGCAGACAATACTGTAAATATGGATGAAGTAGTTGTAGTAGGGTATGGCCAACAAAAGAAAGCAAGTGTTGTGGGTTCAATTACACAAACTACAGGAGATAAGCTTACACGTACTGGTGGAGTATCCAGTTTGGGTGCAGCACTGACAGGAAATCTACCGGGAGTATCCACAATGCAAACAACCAGTAAACCAGGTGAAGAAGATCCTCAAATTATTATACGTGGTATAAGTTCTTGGAATAATAGTAGTCCTCTTGTCCTAGTAGATGGAATTGAACGTTCAATGAGTAGTGTAGATATCAATTCTGTTGAATCTATCTCTGTTTTAAAGGATGCTTCTGCTACAGCTGTTTATGGTGTTAAGGGTGCAAATGGCGTAATTCTTATTACTACGAAAAGGGGTGTAGAAGGAAAGGCAAAAATTGATGTTGGATTTAGTTCTACAATGAAAGTTCCTGGAAAACTTCCGGGTAAATATGATGCTTACGATGCAATGGAAATAAAAAATAACATTGTAGAATATGAAATGAGTACAATTCCGAATAGTTGGAATTATATCAGACCTCAGTCCTTTATTGATAATTATCGAAATCAAACTACACAAGAGCAAAAGGAACGATATCCGAATATAGATTGGCAGAAAGAGATGTTCAAGGATTATGCAATGTCTTACAATGCAAATATAAATATCTCAGGAGGAACTAAGTTTGTGAAATACTTTGCTGCTATGGATTATGTTCATGAAGGTGATATCACACGAATTTTCCCCAATGATAGAGGCTATGATGTTTCTTATGGTTACAATAGAGCAAATACCAGAGCCAATCTAGATTTTAATATAACAAACTCAACAAAATTTAAAGTAAATCTTTTCGGTTCATATGGAGCTAAAAGTGCACCTGGTTATGTGATTCGAGAAGATTACCTGTGGGCCGGTGCATATGGTTTACCTGCCAATGTGTTTTATCCAAAATATTCAGATGGAACATGGGGATATTGTCCGACTAATGGTGTTAGTGCTCCGAATTCAGAGGCAAACTTGGCTAACGGTGGAGAAGCAACCACAACTACTACTCGCTTGACTACTGATTTTGCTCTTAATCAAGATTTAGGAATGTTACTCAAGGGACTCTCTGCAAACTTGACTGTTTCGTTGGATAATAGCTTTATTGAAAATAATAGAGGTATTACTGATATGTATGTTACTGTTAGACAAAAGTATATTGACCCTGTTACAGGTATTCCACAGTATGCTAGCACGAATGATGCAAATACCAATTTTGATTTTTATCCAACGATTAGTTGGTCTAATAATGGCGGTGGAATGGATGGAAACAGCACTTATCGCAATCTTAATTATCAGGCTCAACTACTCTACAACGGTCGTTTTGGAGATCATAATGTTACTGCTATGGGAAATTTCCAACGTAGACAATATGCTACTGGTGCTATGGTTCAATCTCTTCGTGAAGATTGGGTTTTTCGTACTACATACAACTATAAAGGAAAATATTTCGCTGAATATAATGGAGCTTACAACGGTTCTGAAAAGTTTGCTTCGAAAAATAGATTTGGTTTCTTTTCTTCAGGTGCAATTGGTTGGATGTTAAGTGAAGAAAAATTTATGAAAGATCTTACTTTTTTAGATATGCTGAAACTAAGGGCAACATATGGAGAAATTGGAGACGATAGTAGTGGCAATCGTTGGTTGTATCAGGATGTATGGAATAATTCTACTTCACAAGCTTTTATGACTAATACATTGAGTGAAAACAGTCCGTATAAGTACAATACACAAACTCAGATTGGGAATCCCAATATAGGATGGGAGAAAGTAACGAAAAGGAATATCGGTACTGATTTTTCATTCTTTAAAAATTTAATTGCGGGTAGTGTCGATGTATTTAAAGATAACCGTTCTAATATTATTATGAATGGTAATACAAGGTCAGTTCCTTCATATTTTGGTATGACTCCCCCTACAGCTAACCTTGGTAAAACTGAAGTTCATGGATATGAAATTGATCTTCGTCTTAGTAAGAACTTAAATAGAAATCTACGCTTATGGGGTAATTTCAGTATGACTCATGCTGTTAGTAAAGTAATAGACCAAGATGATCCAGCTCTTTTAGCAGATTATTTAAAGAAAGCGGGATTCCCAGTTAATCAAGTGACTTCAACAATAAGTCATGGTTATTACAATACATGGGATCAATTATATGGAAGTACTGCTTTTGATGTAAATGATAGCAAAATACCAGGTAATTACAGGATCGTTGATTTTAATAGCGATGGTGTAATTAACGCAACTACAGATAAAGCTCCATATGCTTATCCAACCAATCCTGAAAATACATATAATGCAACTATTGGAGTAGATTGGAAAGGATTTAGTGCTTTTGTTCAATTCTATGGTGTAAATAATGTGAGTCGTTATATTGGAGACATTAGTTTTGGTTTTAATTATCTTGATCTTGCTTATAAGGAAGGTTCTTATTGGACAAAATCTAATACAAATGCAGATACGCCAAATCCTCGTGTGAATAATACTGCTTTGAGTGATGCTTCTTGGGGAACTCGTTATATGTATGATGGTTCATATATTCGTTTAAAAAATGCTGAAATTTCATATACTCTAGATTCAAAAGCTGTTAAGAGTTTTGGACTTCAGTCATTACGCATTTTTGTGAATGGGAATGACTTATTTTTATGGACAAAAACGCCGGATGACCGTGAAGTAAATGGAGGAACCAGCTATCCACTTGTGAAACGTTTTAATTTAGGCTTAAAGGTAACATTGTAA